In Nostoc sp. UHCC 0926, a single genomic region encodes these proteins:
- a CDS encoding Uma2 family endonuclease, whose product MIASPQQNYVTVEEYLQIEEQSNIKHEYIEGYIYAMAGALDPHVTIALNLASLLRNHLRGSGCRVYIADMKARIESLNRFYYPDVMVTCDQRDRETPGYKRFPCLIVEVLSNSTEAFDRGDKFADYQTLESLQEYVLINTKRQRVECFRRNEQGLWVLQSYTAEDQSFRLNSVDFEETMAALYEDVVFE is encoded by the coding sequence ATGATAGCCTCGCCCCAACAAAACTACGTCACCGTTGAAGAATACCTCCAAATAGAGGAACAGAGCAATATCAAGCATGAATATATAGAGGGCTACATCTACGCAATGGCTGGAGCGCTAGATCCACACGTTACCATTGCTCTTAACCTGGCATCTCTCCTCCGTAATCATCTGCGCGGCTCTGGTTGTCGTGTTTACATCGCTGACATGAAAGCTAGAATTGAATCTCTGAATCGCTTTTATTATCCCGATGTGATGGTTACTTGCGATCAACGAGATCGAGAAACGCCAGGTTATAAAAGATTTCCCTGTTTAATTGTCGAAGTTTTATCTAATTCTACCGAAGCCTTTGACCGGGGCGATAAATTTGCCGATTATCAAACACTGGAAAGTCTGCAAGAATATGTTTTAATTAATACAAAACGTCAGCGAGTTGAGTGTTTTCGACGCAATGAGCAAGGACTGTGGGTTTTACAATCCTACACAGCAGAAGATCAATCATTTCGACTCAACAGCGTGGATTTTGAGGAAACAATGGCAGCACTCTACGAAGATGTAGTTTTTGAATAG
- a CDS encoding type II toxin-antitoxin system HicA family toxin has translation MSVKRKELIKYLEQNGFYLLREGGNHSIYTNDIKTLPVKRHRTIDRITANEICKQAGLLPNF, from the coding sequence ACGAAAGGAGCTAATTAAATACTTAGAACAAAATGGCTTTTATTTATTAAGGGAAGGAGGAAATCATTCTATTTATACTAATGATATAAAAACTCTTCCTGTAAAACGACATCGTACCATTGATCGTATTACTGCTAATGAAATTTGCAAACAAGCAGGTTTATTACCTAATTTTTAA